The following are from one region of the Halogeometricum sp. S3BR5-2 genome:
- a CDS encoding XapX domain-containing protein, producing the protein MEWIKAAVVALLAGSCIGAVLSVAELPSPAPEESLGVVAGAFTLCGMYLGHAAVSTYF; encoded by the coding sequence GTGGAGTGGATCAAAGCCGCGGTCGTCGCTCTCCTCGCGGGATCGTGCATCGGCGCCGTACTGTCGGTCGCGGAACTGCCCAGTCCGGCCCCCGAAGAGTCGCTCGGCGTCGTCGCCGGCGCGTTCACTCTCTGCGGGATGTACCTGGGTCACGCCGCCGTCAGCACGTACTTCTGA
- a CDS encoding type II/IV secretion system ATPase subunit — protein sequence MSERELDSGETGEQTDAASGEDAGAAGDAGATAFEERAGSTGPTGSPPPDGAESAAEESNSPERSGFAAAFADVRRRLARVAEVLRGSDIDVRPYRPADGELTSFEVPPGESVVDRYWVNAPYAHVVLTYDDEASKHRYYAVEPELDGFQRELLERVREDIRDPLLYGSEAAADGATVRRELRALLEQYGLDVDMATFHTLSYYLLRDFRGYGRIDPLMADPHIEDISCDGYDLPIFAYHDEYTDIETNVSFGKAELDGFVVRLAQRSGRHVSVGDPVVGTTLPDGSRAELALGEEVTPHGSAFTIRMYADDPFTPVDLVRFGTFSVEQMAYLWLCIEHNKSLIFAGGTASGKTTAMNAVSMFIPPRSKVLTIEDTRELSLHHDNWLSSVTRSRAHEGSDIDMYDLLRSALRHRPEFIIVGEVRGEEAVTLFQAMNTGHTTFSTMHADSIETVINRLENEPINVPRAMVQSLDLLCVQTLTRSDGERVRRSRAIGEIGGIDQRTGELDYSRAFSWDAETDTFAQRNSALLTEIQNDRGWNRARLRREVARRERFLRLLVETDTDDYRRFTALVNEYYADPERAMSRLESEAGGRADAVDADAPVAARGEDE from the coding sequence ATGTCAGAGAGGGAACTGGACTCGGGGGAGACGGGGGAACAGACGGACGCCGCGTCCGGCGAGGACGCCGGTGCGGCCGGCGACGCCGGCGCGACGGCGTTCGAGGAGCGAGCGGGTTCGACCGGTCCGACCGGTTCGCCGCCGCCGGACGGCGCTGAGTCGGCGGCCGAGGAGTCGAACTCACCGGAGCGGTCCGGGTTCGCGGCCGCCTTCGCGGACGTGCGGCGCCGACTCGCGCGCGTCGCCGAGGTGCTCCGCGGTTCGGACATCGACGTGCGGCCGTACCGGCCGGCCGACGGCGAACTCACCTCCTTCGAGGTGCCGCCGGGCGAGAGCGTCGTCGACCGCTACTGGGTGAACGCGCCGTACGCCCACGTCGTGCTCACGTACGACGACGAGGCGAGCAAGCACCGCTACTACGCGGTCGAACCGGAGTTAGACGGGTTCCAGCGGGAACTGCTCGAACGCGTCCGCGAGGACATCCGCGACCCCCTGCTGTACGGGTCGGAGGCAGCCGCAGACGGGGCGACGGTCCGCCGCGAACTGCGCGCCCTCCTCGAACAGTACGGCCTCGACGTCGACATGGCGACGTTCCACACCCTGTCGTACTACCTGCTCCGGGACTTCCGCGGCTACGGCCGCATCGACCCGCTGATGGCCGACCCGCACATCGAGGACATCTCCTGCGACGGCTACGACCTGCCCATCTTCGCCTACCACGACGAGTACACCGACATCGAGACGAACGTCTCCTTCGGGAAGGCCGAACTCGACGGGTTCGTCGTCCGCCTCGCCCAGCGGTCGGGCCGGCACGTCAGCGTCGGCGACCCGGTCGTCGGCACGACGCTGCCGGACGGGTCGCGCGCGGAACTCGCCCTCGGCGAGGAGGTGACGCCGCACGGGTCGGCGTTCACCATCCGGATGTACGCCGACGACCCGTTCACGCCCGTCGACCTCGTGCGGTTCGGCACGTTCTCCGTCGAGCAGATGGCGTACCTGTGGCTCTGCATCGAGCACAACAAGAGCCTCATCTTCGCCGGCGGGACGGCCTCCGGGAAGACGACGGCGATGAACGCGGTGTCGATGTTCATCCCGCCGCGCTCGAAGGTGCTGACCATCGAGGACACGCGCGAACTCTCCCTCCACCACGACAACTGGCTCTCCTCGGTGACGCGCAGTCGGGCGCACGAGGGCTCCGACATCGACATGTACGACCTGCTGCGGTCGGCGCTCCGACACCGCCCCGAGTTCATCATCGTCGGCGAGGTACGCGGCGAGGAGGCCGTGACGCTGTTCCAGGCGATGAACACCGGGCACACGACGTTCTCGACGATGCACGCCGATAGCATCGAGACGGTCATCAACCGACTGGAGAACGAACCCATCAACGTCCCGCGCGCGATGGTCCAGTCGCTCGACCTGCTGTGCGTCCAGACGCTCACCCGGTCGGACGGCGAACGGGTCAGACGCTCCCGCGCCATCGGGGAGATCGGCGGCATCGACCAGCGGACCGGCGAACTCGACTACTCGCGGGCGTTCTCGTGGGACGCGGAGACGGACACGTTCGCACAGCGCAACTCCGCGCTGCTCACGGAGATTCAGAACGACCGCGGCTGGAACCGCGCACGCCTTCGCCGGGAGGTGGCCCGCCGGGAGCGGTTCCTCCGCCTCCTCGTCGAGACGGACACCGACGACTACCGGCGGTTCACCGCCCTCGTCAACGAGTACTACGCCGACCCCGAGCGCGCGATGTCGCGGCTCGAATCGGAGGCCGGCGGCCGCGCGGACGCCGTCGACGCGGACGCTCCGGTCGCCGCGAGAGGCGAGGACGAGTAG
- a CDS encoding SDR family oxidoreductase: MEAITENLDGKAALVTGASSGIGEQTAKALAESGASVALAARREDELQQLADEIESDGGETLVVPTDVTDEDEVAEMVDRTHEEFGSVDVLVNNAGVMLLEHVEDADTDNFRQMVEVNLLGLMDVTHEVLPYMQKQGEGHIVNISSVAGRKAMAGGAGYNATKFGVNGFTEALRQEVTGENDIRTTLIEPGFVETELAEHIPDDEQQEQTKEMYEQMDVLQPEDIARSIAFAVGQPTHVDVNELLIRPTSQEL, from the coding sequence ATGGAAGCCATCACCGAGAATCTCGACGGGAAGGCCGCACTGGTCACGGGCGCGTCCTCCGGTATCGGCGAGCAGACGGCGAAAGCGCTGGCCGAGTCGGGCGCGAGCGTCGCGCTGGCCGCCCGACGCGAGGACGAACTCCAGCAGCTCGCCGACGAGATAGAGTCCGACGGCGGCGAGACGCTCGTCGTCCCCACGGACGTCACCGACGAGGACGAGGTCGCCGAGATGGTCGACCGGACCCACGAGGAGTTCGGCAGCGTCGACGTGCTCGTCAACAACGCGGGCGTGATGCTGTTGGAGCACGTCGAGGACGCCGACACCGACAACTTCCGGCAGATGGTCGAGGTGAACCTGCTCGGCCTGATGGACGTCACCCACGAGGTGCTGCCCTACATGCAGAAGCAGGGCGAGGGTCACATCGTGAACATCTCCTCCGTCGCGGGGCGGAAGGCGATGGCCGGCGGCGCCGGCTACAACGCGACGAAGTTCGGCGTCAACGGCTTCACCGAGGCGCTGCGACAGGAGGTCACCGGCGAGAACGACATCCGGACGACGCTCATCGAACCCGGGTTCGTCGAGACGGAACTCGCAGAGCACATCCCCGACGACGAACAGCAGGAACAGACCAAGGAGATGTACGAGCAGATGGACGTGCTCCAACCCGAGGACATCGCCCGCTCCATCGCGTTCGCCGTCGGCCAGCCCACCCACGTCGACGTGAACGAACTCCTGATCCGACCCACCAGTCAGGAGCTGTAA
- a CDS encoding class I SAM-dependent methyltransferase, translating into MSGDDGSPAGGDEERPADAEAPHETYDRIAEHFSSTREYPWPEVEAFLDDRAAEAADAAETPESGRDGPTRGLDLGCGNGRHAEGMAAFVDRVVALDASRGLLSEAGRRAAERGFAADLVQGDAASLPLADDCVAVGVYVATLHHLRPREARVASLSELARVLAPGGRALVSAWSVEHDRFSRERGFDTTVDWTLPGGERVPRYYHVYDAEEFAADLEASALSVVDRFVSSGNCYAVVAP; encoded by the coding sequence ATGAGCGGAGACGACGGGTCGCCCGCGGGCGGCGACGAGGAACGCCCCGCGGACGCCGAGGCGCCGCACGAGACGTACGACCGCATCGCGGAGCACTTCTCGTCGACGCGCGAGTACCCGTGGCCGGAAGTGGAGGCGTTCCTCGACGACCGCGCGGCCGAGGCGGCGGACGCGGCCGAGACCCCCGAGAGCGGGCGCGACGGACCGACGCGGGGACTCGACCTCGGGTGCGGCAACGGCCGGCACGCCGAGGGGATGGCCGCGTTCGTGGACCGCGTCGTCGCCCTCGACGCGAGCCGCGGCCTGCTCTCGGAGGCCGGAAGACGGGCCGCCGAGCGGGGGTTCGCGGCCGACCTCGTGCAGGGTGACGCCGCGTCGCTCCCCCTCGCCGACGACTGCGTCGCCGTGGGCGTCTACGTGGCGACGCTGCACCACCTCCGGCCGCGCGAGGCGCGCGTCGCCAGCCTCTCGGAACTCGCGCGCGTCCTCGCGCCGGGCGGGCGAGCGCTCGTCAGCGCGTGGTCGGTCGAACACGACCGGTTCAGTCGGGAGAGGGGATTCGACACGACGGTGGACTGGACGCTCCCCGGCGGCGAACGCGTGCCGCGGTACTACCACGTCTACGACGCCGAGGAGTTCGCCGCGGACTTGGAGGCGTCGGCGCTCTCCGTCGTCGACCGGTTCGTCTCCAGCGGCAACTGCTACGCAGTCGTCGCGCCGTGA
- a CDS encoding DUF7549 family protein: MVWVRSEYAGPLAVVLTWLSALLPWNVTYSPAISGGSVLFVRFPFFQVRYAFGVPFADAVRLFDPLSAVAFQSGNSIRVAYEAWAVGAAVLAVAVVVAVAYYAREEAFESGPVDPVRLLGGLLGLGGVVLAVATYLLATRGFPGVPLPIGVVFYLAFAGVLLTVDRT, translated from the coding sequence ATGGTCTGGGTCCGCTCGGAGTACGCGGGACCGCTCGCCGTCGTCCTGACGTGGCTGTCGGCGCTGCTGCCGTGGAACGTGACGTACTCCCCGGCCATCTCCGGGGGGTCGGTGCTGTTCGTCCGGTTTCCCTTCTTTCAGGTCCGGTACGCCTTCGGCGTCCCGTTCGCCGACGCGGTGCGGCTGTTCGACCCCCTCTCGGCCGTCGCCTTCCAGTCGGGCAACTCGATTCGGGTCGCCTACGAGGCGTGGGCCGTCGGCGCGGCGGTGCTGGCCGTCGCCGTCGTCGTCGCCGTCGCCTACTACGCCCGCGAGGAGGCGTTCGAGTCCGGCCCCGTCGACCCGGTCCGCCTCCTCGGCGGCCTCCTCGGACTCGGCGGCGTCGTCCTCGCCGTCGCCACCTACCTCCTCGCCACCCGCGGGTTCCCCGGCGTTCCCCTCCCTATCGGCGTCGTCTTCTACCTCGCGTTCGCCGGAGTGCTGCTGACCGTCGACCGCACTTGA
- a CDS encoding type II secretion system F family protein, protein MVLGYLPLILAVLLCLPVALSPVSARAGLLLTRVSLPLFGRYVTGESPRRRRQEETLRAAFVGESHRAYASKTLLMAGVAGVAGSVFGVYLAALLVQAFAVSEASLRAAVPGPLSFLASLASVPDLSWAHLFALLLVSSATVGAAMALATYLARWQYLSQRARARRIEIDATLPQTIAFVYALSRSGMPFQTVLATLTENQRVYGEAAREFGVAVRDAQTFGTDLPTALQRMAERTPSQRLDDFSQNLTSVLASGQSLSAFLREQYDRFQEESEARQEQYLELLATFAEAYVTVLVAGPLFFITILVVIGLVMQDTLPLIRVVGYLGIPLASAGFVVYVDSVTESLRGPGGSADVDGETPGDGKSANPAAGSDAIPGREGNEATLPAATDGGADVVAGDRWRANRERLAVYDRVSSVTRLLARPARTMLAEPLYTLFVTVPLGLLWVALTLDAGAAAASLRAAVAPGAEGAWSAFTAVVDGPIVELAILTMAGVTVAYEVRKRRLTAIEREMPDFLDRMASVNEAGVTIVKSLERLANSDLGPLTGELRRTWRDVQWGASVREALYGFDRRTRAPTVSRAVTLITNAVAASGEIAPVLRIAANEAQDSRRLRRERRQEMLTYLVVIYISFFVFLGIVVALTLAFIPAVEAASQSSAIGSGEVQGVSTGVFSGLSSVNTGAYELLFFHTASIQAVCSGLIAGQLGEGRVFDGLKHALVLLSLSYALFLFL, encoded by the coding sequence ATGGTCCTCGGCTACCTTCCCCTGATTCTCGCCGTCCTGCTCTGCCTCCCGGTGGCGCTCTCGCCGGTGAGCGCCCGCGCGGGCCTGCTTCTCACCCGCGTCTCGCTCCCCCTGTTCGGGCGGTACGTGACCGGAGAGAGCCCGCGGCGCAGGCGGCAGGAGGAGACGCTCCGCGCGGCGTTCGTCGGCGAGAGCCACCGCGCCTACGCCTCGAAGACGCTCCTGATGGCCGGCGTGGCGGGCGTCGCCGGGAGCGTCTTCGGCGTCTACCTCGCCGCGCTCCTCGTCCAGGCGTTCGCCGTCTCCGAGGCGTCGCTCCGCGCGGCGGTCCCCGGCCCGCTGTCGTTCCTGGCGTCGCTCGCGTCCGTCCCGGACCTCTCGTGGGCGCACCTGTTCGCCCTGCTCCTCGTCTCCAGCGCCACCGTCGGAGCGGCGATGGCGCTCGCGACGTACCTCGCACGCTGGCAGTACCTCTCCCAGCGTGCGCGCGCCCGGCGCATCGAGATAGACGCGACGCTCCCGCAGACCATCGCCTTCGTCTACGCGCTCTCCCGGTCGGGGATGCCGTTCCAGACGGTGCTGGCGACGCTGACGGAGAATCAGCGGGTGTACGGCGAGGCGGCCCGGGAGTTCGGCGTCGCCGTCCGCGACGCGCAGACGTTCGGGACGGACCTGCCGACGGCGCTCCAGCGGATGGCCGAGCGGACGCCGAGCCAGCGGCTCGACGACTTCTCGCAGAACCTCACGAGCGTGCTCGCCAGCGGACAGAGCCTCTCGGCGTTCCTCCGCGAGCAGTACGACCGGTTTCAGGAGGAGTCCGAGGCCCGACAGGAACAGTACCTCGAACTCCTGGCCACGTTCGCCGAGGCGTACGTCACCGTCCTCGTGGCGGGACCGCTCTTCTTCATCACCATCCTCGTCGTCATCGGCCTCGTCATGCAGGACACGCTCCCGCTCATCCGCGTCGTCGGCTACCTCGGCATCCCGCTGGCGAGCGCCGGCTTCGTCGTCTACGTCGACAGCGTCACCGAGTCGCTCCGCGGACCGGGCGGGTCCGCCGACGTGGACGGCGAAACGCCCGGCGACGGTAAGTCCGCGAACCCGGCCGCCGGGTCGGACGCCATCCCCGGGCGCGAGGGGAACGAAGCGACCCTCCCGGCGGCCACCGACGGCGGCGCCGACGTCGTCGCCGGCGACCGGTGGCGGGCCAACCGCGAGCGACTGGCGGTGTACGACCGCGTCTCGTCGGTGACGCGACTGCTCGCGCGGCCGGCGCGGACGATGCTCGCGGAACCGCTCTACACGCTGTTCGTCACCGTCCCGCTCGGACTGCTCTGGGTCGCCCTCACGCTGGACGCGGGCGCCGCCGCCGCGTCGCTCCGCGCGGCCGTCGCGCCGGGCGCCGAAGGGGCGTGGTCGGCGTTCACCGCCGTCGTCGACGGGCCGATAGTCGAACTCGCCATCCTCACGATGGCGGGCGTCACAGTCGCCTACGAGGTCCGCAAGCGCCGCCTGACGGCGATAGAGCGGGAGATGCCCGACTTCCTCGACCGGATGGCCAGCGTCAACGAGGCGGGCGTGACCATCGTGAAGAGCCTCGAACGCCTGGCGAACAGCGACCTCGGCCCGCTCACGGGGGAACTCCGGCGCACGTGGCGCGACGTGCAGTGGGGCGCCTCCGTCCGGGAGGCGCTGTACGGGTTCGACCGGCGGACGCGCGCCCCGACGGTGTCTCGCGCGGTGACGCTCATCACGAACGCCGTCGCCGCCAGCGGCGAGATAGCGCCGGTGCTCCGCATCGCCGCCAACGAGGCGCAGGACAGCCGTCGCCTCCGCCGCGAGCGCCGACAGGAGATGCTGACCTACCTCGTCGTCATCTACATCTCGTTTTTCGTCTTCCTCGGCATCGTCGTCGCCCTGACGCTCGCGTTCATCCCGGCCGTCGAGGCGGCGAGCCAGTCGTCGGCCATCGGCAGCGGGGAGGTGCAGGGCGTCTCCACCGGCGTCTTCTCCGGGCTCAGCAGCGTGAACACGGGCGCGTACGAACTGCTGTTCTTCCACACGGCGTCGATTCAGGCCGTCTGTTCCGGACTCATCGCCGGCCAACTCGGCGAGGGTCGCGTGTTCGACGGGCTGAAACACGCCCTCGTCCTCCTCTCGCTGTCGTACGCGCTGTTCCTCTTCCTCTGA
- a CDS encoding YihY/virulence factor BrkB family protein: protein MSGKDRLLQTVRENRVVVALRTVRVEVKRQNVALLAGSFAYHALVSLLPLLFLLFVVTGALLDEPMAVFVVESTERYLTPGQSVLVADVVTDDQNRVRASLLSVGVLAWSALKVFRQLDAAFSAVYGTTVDTSVGDQIRDGAAALLAVAFAVLVFYGAEVAYDGFRGAPLVGYARALSVSLGASVAFFPLYRLFPDVEMGLFEAVPGAVLAGVGWAALQRLFTVYLSLTGEYRTYGVFGGFLLLALWLYLAGLLLLGGAVVNAVLGGRIGPSAEG from the coding sequence GTGAGCGGGAAAGACCGACTCCTCCAAACGGTTCGGGAGAACCGAGTCGTGGTCGCGCTCCGGACCGTCCGCGTGGAGGTCAAACGGCAGAACGTCGCGCTCCTCGCCGGGAGCTTCGCCTACCACGCGCTCGTGTCGCTCCTCCCGCTCCTCTTCTTGCTGTTCGTCGTGACCGGCGCGCTGTTGGACGAACCGATGGCCGTCTTCGTCGTCGAGAGCACCGAACGCTACCTCACGCCCGGCCAGAGCGTCCTCGTCGCGGACGTCGTCACCGACGACCAGAACCGCGTCCGAGCGTCGCTCCTGAGCGTCGGCGTCCTGGCGTGGAGCGCGCTCAAAGTGTTCAGACAGCTCGACGCGGCGTTCTCCGCGGTGTACGGGACGACCGTCGACACCTCTGTCGGCGACCAGATACGCGACGGAGCGGCGGCGCTGCTCGCCGTCGCGTTCGCGGTGCTCGTCTTCTACGGAGCGGAGGTGGCGTACGACGGGTTCCGGGGCGCGCCGCTGGTCGGCTACGCCCGCGCGCTCTCCGTCTCGCTCGGCGCCTCGGTGGCCTTCTTTCCGCTCTACCGGCTCTTTCCGGACGTGGAGATGGGTCTGTTCGAGGCCGTCCCTGGCGCGGTGCTCGCCGGCGTCGGGTGGGCCGCCCTCCAGCGCCTGTTCACCGTCTACCTCTCGCTCACGGGCGAGTACCGAACCTACGGCGTCTTTGGCGGATTCCTCCTGCTCGCGTTGTGGCTCTACCTCGCCGGCCTCCTGCTCCTCGGCGGCGCCGTCGTCAACGCGGTGCTCGGCGGTCGAATCGGGCCGTCGGCCGAGGGGTGA
- the gvpM gene encoding gas vesicle protein GvpM translates to MEPDPPSDDDAVVDLVDVLLRDGAVLDADVVVTVAEIPLVGIKLRAAVAGMTKMTEYGLFEEWDERIREEQRRREARFESESDLDIDPER, encoded by the coding sequence ATGGAACCGGACCCGCCGAGTGACGACGACGCGGTGGTCGACCTCGTGGACGTGCTCCTGCGCGACGGCGCCGTCCTCGACGCCGACGTGGTCGTCACCGTCGCGGAGATTCCGCTCGTCGGTATCAAACTCCGGGCGGCCGTCGCGGGGATGACGAAGATGACGGAGTACGGACTGTTCGAGGAGTGGGACGAACGGATACGAGAAGAACAGCGTCGGCGCGAAGCGCGGTTCGAATCCGAGTCCGACCTCGACATCGACCCCGAACGCTGA
- a CDS encoding HTTM domain-containing protein translates to MSQTDRASAGRPRRARLADALGARFGVDARALAALRISLGLLLLADLLLRARHLRALYTDAGLAPRAALAGQYPAIRYSIHALSGAAWFQVLLFLLAGLLALTLLVGYRTRTATALSLILLVSLHLRNPAAMNGGDALLRRLLLWGTLLPLGERWSFDARRREGAPRRWVAGLASAGLLTQVVLVYAVNAALKHRGELWLRGDAVRYVFSLQQFSLGLGDALTAFPALLRAFDWVWLALVSLAPLLVLSRGRFRTGLTLAFAAAHVGMLATLRLGLFPLISLAALLVFLPSPAWDRVEAAIPASLTRAAARAGDRFRAVGAGVRRPPPTVRRSLSAVRRAGRRLVPVVAATLLTLALVWNAVALGAVPPPEEEPGGLDLTRSPWSMFAPTPAAVDGWYVAPGELESGERVDAFYRSAPLAGERPETRAMYPSVRWRKYLVELRYSGDEARRRAFASYLCARWNRTHEDDLERLTVSYVEQPTRLDGPEPTRRVELLRHECRG, encoded by the coding sequence ATGAGTCAGACGGACCGCGCTTCGGCCGGACGACCCCGCCGCGCGCGGTTGGCGGACGCGCTCGGCGCTCGCTTCGGCGTCGACGCCCGGGCGCTGGCCGCGCTCCGAATCTCGCTCGGACTCCTCCTGCTCGCGGACCTGCTGTTGCGCGCCCGCCACCTCCGCGCGCTCTACACGGACGCCGGGCTGGCCCCCCGCGCGGCGCTAGCGGGGCAGTATCCGGCGATTCGTTACTCGATACACGCCCTCTCCGGGGCGGCCTGGTTCCAGGTGCTGCTGTTCCTCCTCGCCGGCCTCCTCGCGCTAACGCTCCTCGTCGGCTACCGAACGCGAACGGCGACGGCGCTCTCGCTGATTCTCCTCGTCTCGCTGCACCTGCGCAACCCCGCCGCGATGAACGGCGGCGACGCCCTCCTCCGGCGACTGCTCCTGTGGGGGACGCTGCTCCCGTTGGGCGAGCGCTGGTCGTTCGACGCCCGCCGTCGGGAGGGCGCGCCCCGACGATGGGTAGCCGGCCTCGCGTCCGCCGGACTGCTGACGCAGGTAGTCCTCGTCTACGCCGTCAACGCCGCGCTCAAACACCGCGGAGAGCTCTGGCTCCGCGGCGACGCGGTCCGCTACGTGTTCAGCCTCCAGCAGTTCTCCCTCGGCCTCGGCGACGCCCTGACGGCGTTCCCGGCGCTGCTCCGCGCGTTCGATTGGGTCTGGCTCGCTCTGGTCTCGCTCGCCCCGCTGTTGGTGCTCTCGCGCGGCCGTTTTCGGACGGGGCTGACGCTGGCGTTCGCGGCGGCGCACGTCGGGATGCTCGCCACGCTGCGCCTCGGTCTGTTCCCGCTCATCTCGCTGGCGGCGCTCCTCGTCTTCCTCCCGTCCCCGGCGTGGGACCGGGTCGAAGCCGCGATTCCGGCGTCGCTGACGCGCGCGGCGGCCCGGGCCGGCGACCGATTTCGGGCCGTCGGCGCCGGAGTTCGTCGGCCGCCGCCGACCGTCCGCCGGTCGCTCTCCGCGGTCCGCCGCGCGGGTCGACGCCTCGTCCCCGTCGTCGCCGCGACGCTCCTGACTCTCGCGCTCGTCTGGAACGCCGTCGCCCTCGGCGCGGTGCCGCCGCCGGAGGAGGAGCCCGGGGGGCTGGACCTCACGCGGAGTCCGTGGAGCATGTTCGCGCCGACGCCGGCCGCGGTGGACGGCTGGTACGTCGCCCCCGGCGAACTCGAATCCGGCGAGCGGGTGGACGCGTTCTACCGGTCGGCGCCGCTCGCGGGCGAGCGACCGGAGACGCGGGCGATGTACCCGAGCGTGCGCTGGCGAAAGTACCTCGTCGAACTGCGCTACTCGGGCGACGAGGCGCGTCGGCGTGCGTTCGCGTCGTACCTGTGTGCGCGCTGGAACCGGACGCACGAGGACGATTTGGAGCGTCTCACGGTGTCGTACGTCGAACAGCCGACCCGACTCGACGGGCCGGAGCCGACCCGCCGCGTCGAACTCCTGCGCCACGAGTGTCGCGGGTGA
- a CDS encoding NAD(P)/FAD-dependent oxidoreductase gives MTDIDDAEEYEVAVVGGGPAGLQAALYTARLGHDTVVVDRGGGRAAMMLDTHNVVGVTEDVSGNEFLQTGREQIQSYGADYVKDLVTEATRLDDGRFRLDGNEGTFVADRVVLGMGFNDERPDPPLPRTGKGLHYCLHCDAYMFVDRPVFVMGAGESAAHVAMIMLNFTDEVDLLLRGEEPQWSEETDERLRAHPVDVVHEDIASMTKSENGWLESFEFEDGEVRKYRGGFPMYGSKYNTDLAEQLGCEVNDDGTVAVDDDGETSAEGVYAVGDLTPGHNQIPVAMGKGAQAGLAIHYELREFPRSLDEIREGGDVSPDEVPGLGERIHAAADEYEEARAPPIESESESSEAEPAADDD, from the coding sequence ATGACCGATATCGACGACGCGGAGGAGTACGAAGTCGCGGTGGTCGGCGGCGGTCCGGCGGGCCTGCAGGCGGCGCTGTACACGGCCCGACTGGGCCACGACACCGTCGTCGTGGACCGCGGCGGCGGCCGCGCCGCGATGATGCTCGACACGCACAACGTCGTCGGCGTCACGGAGGACGTCTCGGGCAACGAGTTCCTCCAGACGGGGCGCGAGCAGATTCAATCGTACGGCGCGGACTACGTCAAGGACCTCGTCACCGAGGCGACGCGACTGGACGACGGCCGGTTCCGCCTCGACGGCAACGAGGGGACGTTCGTCGCCGACCGGGTCGTCCTCGGGATGGGGTTCAACGACGAGCGACCGGACCCGCCGCTCCCGCGGACGGGCAAGGGCCTGCACTACTGTCTGCACTGCGACGCCTACATGTTCGTCGACCGACCCGTGTTCGTGATGGGCGCGGGCGAGTCCGCGGCCCACGTCGCCATGATCATGCTCAACTTCACCGACGAGGTGGACCTGCTGCTGCGCGGCGAGGAGCCGCAGTGGAGCGAGGAGACCGACGAGCGACTCCGCGCGCACCCCGTCGACGTCGTCCACGAGGACATCGCCTCGATGACGAAATCGGAGAACGGCTGGCTGGAGTCGTTCGAGTTCGAGGATGGGGAGGTCAGAAAGTACCGCGGCGGCTTCCCGATGTACGGGTCGAAGTACAACACGGACCTCGCCGAGCAACTCGGCTGCGAGGTGAACGACGACGGCACCGTCGCCGTCGACGACGACGGCGAGACGAGCGCCGAGGGCGTCTACGCCGTCGGCGACCTCACGCCCGGCCACAACCAGATTCCCGTCGCGATGGGCAAGGGCGCGCAGGCCGGCCTCGCCATCCACTACGAACTCCGCGAGTTCCCCCGGAGCCTCGACGAGATACGCGAGGGCGGCGACGTCTCGCCCGACGAGGTGCCCGGACTCGGGGAGAGAATCCACGCCGCCGCCGACGAGTACGAGGAGGCGCGCGCGCCGCCCATCGAGTCCGAATCCGAATCCTCCGAAGCGGAACCCGCGGCCGACGACGACTGA
- a CDS encoding helix-turn-helix transcriptional regulator, translated as MSEFSPDALDDVRFVSQSPARVRLLSLLVEGGPMNRCELRAGVDASRTTVSRNLDALVDRGWVEESDGDYRAAPGGELLAAGLESFLSTVETVDRLAPFFEWFPADGLDLPSEWLADADVYPSTPADPYAPIDRHVERLEVAAEFRGLLPATGLRPMRSLGRRLESFEHELVVSPSVAETIRNERKYLDAIDELRERGRIEFYVSDRAVPLYVGLFEGDVQLGVGDGDGVPRAMVETADERVRRWAEETYDAHRTGAEPLR; from the coding sequence GTGTCCGAGTTTTCGCCCGACGCGCTCGACGACGTGCGGTTCGTCTCGCAGTCGCCGGCGCGCGTCCGCCTCCTGTCGCTCCTCGTCGAGGGGGGGCCGATGAACAGATGCGAACTGCGCGCGGGCGTCGACGCCTCGCGGACGACCGTCTCCCGCAACCTCGACGCCCTGGTCGACCGGGGGTGGGTCGAGGAGTCCGACGGCGACTACCGCGCCGCGCCGGGCGGCGAACTCCTCGCCGCCGGGTTGGAGTCGTTTCTCTCGACGGTCGAGACTGTCGACCGCCTCGCCCCGTTCTTCGAGTGGTTCCCGGCCGACGGCCTCGACCTCCCCTCGGAGTGGCTGGCGGACGCGGACGTCTACCCGTCGACGCCCGCGGACCCGTACGCCCCGATAGACAGACACGTCGAACGCCTCGAAGTCGCGGCGGAGTTCCGCGGTCTCCTCCCGGCGACGGGGCTGCGTCCGATGCGCTCTCTCGGTCGGAGACTGGAGAGCTTCGAGCACGAACTCGTCGTCTCGCCGTCGGTCGCCGAGACGATACGGAACGAGCGGAAGTACCTCGACGCGATAGACGAACTCCGCGAACGGGGACGGATCGAGTTCTACGTCAGCGATCGCGCCGTCCCCCTCTACGTCGGTCTGTTCGAGGGCGACGTGCAACTGGGCGTCGGCGACGGCGACGGGGTGCCGCGGGCGATGGTCGAGACGGCGGACGAACGCGTTCGCCGGTGGGCCGAGGAGACGTACGACGCCCACCGGACGGGCGCGGAACCGCTCCGCTGA